One genomic region from Doryrhamphus excisus isolate RoL2022-K1 chromosome 14, RoL_Dexc_1.0, whole genome shotgun sequence encodes:
- the LOC131102151 gene encoding mucin-2-like, with product METAINSQSAEGGSEYTRIGRRLLETTIDLPSTATTLSPGTPSSTGPPAATTLSPGTPSSTAPTAATTLSPGTPSSTGPPAATTLSPGTPSSTAPTAATTLSPGTPSSTAATAATTLSPGTPSSTAATAATTLSPGTPSSTAATAATTLSPGTPSSTAATAATTLTPGTPSSTAATAATTLSPGTPSSTAATAATTLTPGTPSSTAATAATTLSPGTPSSTAATAATTLSPGTPSSTAATAATTLSPGTPSSTAATAATTLSPGTPSSTAATTLSPGTPSSTAATAATTLSPGTPSSTAATAATTLSPGTPSSTAATAATTLSPGTPSSTAATAATTLSSGTPSSTATTTASTMSLGTTATTMSLGTTNTTATTVDPGTTNTTATTVDPGTTNTTATTVDPGTTNITATTVDPGTTNTTATTVDPGTTNTTATTVDPGTTNTTATTVDPGTTNTTATTVDPGTTNTTATTVDPGTTNTTATTVDPGTTNTTVTTVDPGTTNTTVTTVDPGTTNTTATTVDPGTTNTTVTTVDPGTTNTTVTTVDPGTTNTTVTTVDPGTTNTTATTVDPGTTNTTATTVDPGTTNTTATTVDPGTTNTTATTVDPGTTVMIVSPAVQRIAEAAVAAATTATAAAAALTGAAVAATAATSEAVVASLTASAAAATATTSAAAAATASSAIPAAMSASTAASEAASAATSLTAGQESTDFAVLEANEAAGAAENASDAAMTAAQTSGSTLEEQLAALAEDSARTATKAATAAQMAATVPATEQMLSDALAVATEVATESANLTQQLEDLLSSASPRTIVERVELQGLLSVAEVAQVSTEFSREAAALGVMVATTGNQMDIEAMNAFAEASARAAEVAASTSGTFVTTSAETNGANIEMLSLAAALAAVSVVLL from the exons ATGGAAACAGCCATCAACAGTCAGTCTGCTGAGGGAGGATCTGAATACACCAGGATTGGTAGACGACTTCTGGAGACAACAATAGACCTCCCCAGCACTGCTACTACCTTGAGCCCAGGCACCCCCAGCAGCACTGGCCCACCCGCTGCCACTACCTTGAGCCCAGGCACCCCCAGCAGCACCGCCCCCACCGCTGCGACTACCTTGAGCCCAGGCACCCCCAGCAGCACTGGCCCACCCGCTGCCACTACCTTGAGCCCAGGCACCCCCAGCAGCACCGCCCCCACCGCTGCGACTACCTTGAGCCCAGGCACCCCCAGCAGCACTGCCGCCACCGCTGCCACTACCCTGAGCCCAGGCACCCCCAGCAGCACTGCCGCCACCGCTGCAACTACCTTGAGCCCAGGCACCCCCAGCAGCACTGCCGCCACCGCTGCCACTACCTTGAGCCCAGGCACCCCCAGCAGCACTGCCGCTACCGCTGCTACTACCTTGACCCCAGGCACCCCCAGCAGCACTGCCGCCACTGCTGCCACTACCTTGAGCCCAGGCACCCCCAGCAGCACTGCCGCTACCGCTGCTACTACCTTGACCCCAGGCACCCCCAGCAGCACTGCCGCTACCGCTGCCACTACCCTGAGCCCAGGCACCCCCAGCAGCACTGCCGCCACCGCTGCCACTACCTTGAGCCCAGGCACCCCCAGCAGCACTGCCGCCACTGCTGCCACTACCCTGAGCCCAGGCACCCCCAGCAGCACTGCCGCCACCGCTGCCACTACCCTGAGCCCAGGCACCCCCAGCAGCACTGCCGCCACTACCCTGAGCCCAGGCACCCCGAGCAGCACTGCCGCCACCGCTGCCACTACCCTGAGCCCAGGCACCCCCAGCAGCACTGCCGCCACCGCTGCCACTACCTTGAGCCCAGGCACCCCCAGCAGCACTGCCGCCACCGCTGCCACTACCCTGAGCCCAGGCACGCCCAGCAGCACTGCCGCCACCGCTGCCACTACCTTGAGCTCAGGCACCCCCAGCAGCACTGCCACCACCACTGCCAGCACTATGAGCCTAGGCACTACTGCCACCACTATGAGTCTAGGCACTACTAACACTACTGCCACCACTGTGGACCCAGGCACTACTAACACTACTGCCACCACTGTGGACCCAGGCACCACCAACACTACTGCCACCACTGTGGACCCAGGCACCACCAACATTACTGCCACCACTGTGGACCCAGGCACCACCAACACTACTGCCACCACTGTGGACCCAGGCACCACCAACACAACTGCCACCACTGTGGACCCAGGCACCACCAACACGACTGCCACCACTGTGGACCCAGGCACCACCAACACGACTGCCACCACTGTGGACCCAGGCACCACCAACACGACTGCCACCACTGTGGACCCAGGCACCACCAACACGACTGCCACCACTGTGGACCCAGGCACCACCAACACTACTGTCACCACTGTGGACCCAGGCACCACCAACACTACTGTCACCACTGTGGACCCAGGCACCACCAACACGACTGCCACCACTGTGGACCCAGGCACCACCAACACTACTGTCACCACTGTGGACCCAGGCACCACCAACACTACTGTCACCACTGTGGACCCAGGCACCACCAACACTACTGTCACCACTGTGGACCCAGGCACCACCAACACTACTGCCACCACTGTGGACCCAGGCACCACCAACACTACTGCCACCACTGTGGACCCAGGCACCACCAACACTACTGCCACCACTGTGGACCCAGGCACCACCAACACGACTGCCACCACTGTGGACCCAGGCACCACAGTAATGATTGTGTCACCAGCAGTACAAAGAATCGCAGAGGCAGCAGTTGCAGCAGCCACAACagccacagcagcagcagcagcattgaCGGGAGCAGCTGTGGCAGCGACGGCTGCCACTTCAG AAGCAGTGGTGGCTAGCTTAACGGCCTCAGCTGCAGCAGCCACGGCTACTACCTcggctgcagcagcagcaactgcaTCATCAGCCATCCCCGCAGCCATGAGCGCATCGACGGCTGCCAGCGAAGCAGCGAGTGCCGCCACTTCACTGACCGCTGGTCAGGAATCAACGGACTTTGCGGTGCTTGAAGCAAACGAAGCAGCCGGAGCAGCTGAAAATGCGTCCGATGCTGCCATGACGGCAGCACAAACATCTGGATCGACCCTGGAAGAGCAGCTGGCAGCATTAGCCGAGGACTCAGCCAGAACAGCGACAAAGGCGGCAACCGCTGCACAGATGGCAGCCACTGTCCCAGCAACAGAGCAAATGCTATCGGACGCCCTGGCAGTTGCCACAGAAGTAGCCACAGAATCTGCAAATCTGACACAACAGTTGGAAGATTTACTGTCAAGTGCATCACCACGAACTATCGTGGAGCGTGTTGAACTCCAAGGATTGCTGTCTGTGGCGGAGGTAGCGCAGGTGTCCACAGAGTTCTCCAGAGAGGCAGCGGCGTTGGGAGTGATGGTGGCCACAACAGGAAACCAGATGGACATCGAAGCGATGAACGCTTTTGCCGAAGCGTCGGCAAGAGCCGCTGAAGTCGCAGCGAGTACTTCGGGGACGTTTGTAACGACCTCAGCGGAAACAAATGGTGCAAACATTGAGATGCTGTCGTTGGCCGCAGCACTCGCCGCCGTGTCTGTGGTGCTCCTATGA